The window TTTGATGAAAAAAAGAAAAGGATAAATTTTTCTAAACAAAATCATTTTAACATAATATATTATTTAAGAAAACAATACGGGATAACCTGAAGCTGATTTCTTAGTGGTTATATAAGAATATTAATATTTCTTAGGTAAAAAATTATCTACTCTTCTAATTTTTTCGGGACAATTACAACAGAATTAACTTCCCCAAAGCCATCATCGACAGTCTTCAGATTTCCCGGATCAGGAATCCATTTTTCTCCGTCAATAACAAACTTGTATTCATACCTTCCGGGAGATAAAGGTATAGTAATTTCCCATAAACCTTTTTCATCGGTTAGCGAGAGTAAATCAACTGATTTTGACCAGTTGTTAAAACTGCCCGCAATAGCAATCTCCTTAGCTTCGGTTGAATAAACAGAGAATCTTATCCCGCTGCCAACCACCTCAGGCCCGGCAGAAGGCAAAATATCCCTACCGCCAAATCCCGGAAATCTACCGCATCCGATTAAAATAAAAATTATAAGGAACGGCAACTTATCACACATATTTCTTAATAATCTCATAATTACGGCACTATAAGGAGATTTGCCTTCCCTCCTTTTCCATCATTCACAATTCTCGGATTATTACTGTCCAATAACCAAACAGATTCATTGATCAAAAACCTGTATTTATACCGGCCCCTTTCAAGTTCAACGGTCCTTTCCCAGCATGAGACTGAATCATTTCTTGTCATCAATCCTACGAAAACCTCTCCCTCGTCGGCATCCCCTTCCGACCAGTTATTCCAATCCCCGGCGACCTGGACTACTTCAGCAGCTTGGTTTTTCAAACGAAAGGTTACACTATTGTTATCTACCACGGGGGATTCTATAGATTTTCCCAAATACCTCTCGCATGACAATAATAACATACCCGATATAGATATAACCAATGCTATTCTGTTCATGATTTCCTTATATCAGAAAACAAGTTTTGTTTCAAAAGAAATCATCCAACTGGATGACATCTCCTCTTCGGCGTTGCCCAGACCGTCTATTAATTCATTCTGATTCAACGGTGAAAGTTCTCTGAAAACTCCTTTATCTTCAAGAAATCTTTCCCGCCCGTTATATGAAATATTATAATACCATTTATCAAAAATATACGGATTCAACCCGACACCAATCATACACCAAGAAGATTCATTGAATTTCTTTCTCAGCGCCAGAAAGGGATCAATAAATATGTTTTTACCGCTCCATTTTCTGTGATTATAGGAAACACCTCTTAAATCAGCAAATATGTCTATATTCTTTAAAATTGGATTTTTATCAGCCAATTCAAAGGGTAAAAACGGATACAGAGGAATCGAATGCGTTATTTTCATCTCTATTACTCTGTTTAAGATATCACCGCTCTCACACATAAAGAGTAAAGATATATCAGTTCCTCTTGAATTTGGATATGTTTTATTTTCATAACCCGCTTTGCTTAAGTCCAGACGCGCTTTGTATATCCCGGGTGAATTCAAAAACAGGAGGCTGCTCGAGTCAACTCTATCACCGTCAAGCCAGAAGTTGTTACTCTGAAACCAGAAATAATTTGCCTTAAGATTTGAGAAAAATTCTGCCATACCGTTTACACCCAAATAAAACCTTCCCAATGTCATATCTGCGTCAAACCCCAGTGACTGCGCCGCCCCTCCTTGAATTTCCGCAAAATCTTCAGAACTGCCTTCTCTCCTCTGGTATGAATAGAATAAATCGAGTTCAGCGTTGCTGAATTTTCTCCTGATACCAGCATACATCTTCCAACCTGATTCTCCCCGGCTATCATCCATATAACAATCCCCGACAGATTCAGAAAAATTTTCAAGCTGAGACAGACGGGTACTTCCATGTAAGTATTCCAGTTCAACCAACATACTGTCGCGAAGGTTAAATGAACACCAACCTCCATTGATATTTACCAGTTCGCTGCCTCCCAGAAAGCAATCACTCTCATTTGCTGAAAAATACCATTTCGCGTAATTCTTATTATGGCGGAAAAGATAATTTAAATTTATACCCCCTACTTTCCCCTTTAAAATCGCGGCAATAATGTCGGAATCACTCAAATCTCTTTCAGCATATTGCATTTGATCGTTAAATACTATATCGTTTCTCTCTCTTGTAGAATAACTGCTGTAGCCGTTAGTTCTTCCAGCGTAAAAGACTCTGCCCGAAAATTGTTCCGCGATATTGACACCCGCGTCTATGCCCCGGCAAAACAATCCAAGAGGATAATTATAGGGACCTACCGAGCCGATAAGTCTGAGGGGATCATCGAAAGCCAATTCGCCCATTCTGTAAAAGGCCCTCATCTTCCAGCTACCTTTATCACTTAATGCTTCGGAACGTAAAAGTACCGGCCCAATGGCGTCAGAGTCTGTTCTTCTGCTATCGGTAAGTATCGCCGATGAAATCCTCAATCTTGTGTCTTCCTCAATACTTCCTTCCAACGCTCCCTTTACGGAGATTGAATAATCGTCTTTATCATAAACGGCGATAACCTCGGATGACAAATCAGTTTCAAGCAAATCTTTTTTATTAGTAATCCCGGACTTTCTGAAATATCTAATTCTGTACTTTCCATTATCTTCACTGAAGTAAAAACATGAATTCCCATCTTTATCCTCGCACGGATTATCAGTGTCAGCCCTTGTTTCTCCATTAACTACATACATATACTTGTGTTTACCCGGCAACAAAAACAATCTGATTTCATAACGGTCATTTTCCCAAACCATTTTATCCATCGTGGGATTCCAGTTGTTGAAATCACCCACGAGATAAACTGAAGCCCCTTTGGGAATTGATAAACTGAATATTATCTGCTCACCGTCAAGAGAAACGGCTCCATCGGCGGGAGATATAGCTAGAGCGAGAACACCAACAAAGATTATTATCATTCGGCCGAAATCAGTATTCAATCTCTTATACCCCCAAGCCATATTCTTGTAAAGAAGCAGATTTGTCTGTTTTCTTCAGAGAGACTCGGATTCCATTCCTGATTCAGGGAAATCGCTTTAAAGTACGGGTTGAAAGAGCCAAAAGAAGCACTGAATAGAAATCTAAGCGACGGACGATATTCAATGGACATACTGTACCTGCTCTTTGCTGACCTGTGCAGATATAGTGAATTTCGTAACATCCATGAATCTGATATATTTACCCATCCGTCCGAAAGAAAGGAGATCTTGTTTTCGCCGCCGCAGTCATCTACACGAAATGTAGTTAGAAGCCGGCTGAAATTATTATCGTCTTCTAATGTTATAATATATGAAGACCTTTTCCCTTCCCTTAAAAGAAGATTTCCGCCTAAAGTAACCCCTTGCCTAAAACGCAGGCGGAGAGTGTTTCTGAGATATTTATATCTTTCATTAAGATCATAAGTATAAATATCCCCTCCTTTTACTCTGAAGGAGGCCGCGAGCCGGGGATGACGCCACAAGCAAAGCAAATAACTCTCGATTAGTGAATTCTGAATTTCTCCTTCAGGGTTGCTGTAATCAACTCCGTAGTATCTATATGCGGGAACCAACATGATAGAACCGTAAGAAGGATTTTTCCACCTAGCCCCCTGTAATTCCATGGAAAAAATTGAATTATCGGGGAACATTCCGCTAACCCCATACTTGCCAAATTGTTTCAAATCCAAAGCCGTAAAAGATTTTCTGTTCAGGTCCATAAAAGAACTATTAATTCTCTCAGAAAACTCAGCTATCACTCTTACTCCCGAAAAAGCCAGCTCGTTGCTGAAACCAAAAGTTACCGCATTCCCCGACTGAATTGACTGTATCTCTGAGACAGAAATACCAAAATGAATAATATCTCTCCATTTAAGATTAGTTTGTAAATGACGGAAACTCCCAGCGGGGTCATTGAAATCAGGCAAACCGCCATTTGAATATTCAGGATTAATTTCTGATATTCTAACTTCCTTATAAGATATATCAAACCATCCGCCCGTATCAATACCGACATCTATCCCCGCTGCGTTTTTTGCCAGATAAGGAGAATCATTTGAAATATAAGGCAATAACAACATGCCCGAATTATAAACCCTCTCTCTAAGATAAGCCTTAAGCGAAAGTTTATTAGAGAACAAATCCAACCCGACATGCCCCTGCTTAAGATAGAATAAATTAGTATAATCGGAAGATCCGGCATCATACCTTCCAGTTGAGCATTTGACGAATATATCAAAGGGATCAATATTATTAGCTTTCGCCATAAGAACAATTTCGTCGTTCGAATGAGAATGTTCGTTCCAGGAGAAAGGGCTCGAGTTCCTGTAAAGTTCAATCTTATTTCTACCAACAGCAGACCAATCTAAATATGATGTTAAACCTGACGAAGAAGCCGAGATGTGCGAATAGGAAAAGATTGGAGAAATTGAAAAAAGACAGGTAATAATCAAATATTGGTATATTTTACCGAGAAAGGGGAAGCGTCTTATTATCTTGAACTCTTTATCCATATTAAATTGCCGTAATTATTTAAAAAAAGTGGCGGGGAATCTGCCGGGCTCCAGCTCTAATGAGACCCTTCCTTGAATGTTCCCTTTGTTATTTCGGAAAAAAGCGACCGAAGAACGGATAAAATTCCATCTCAGTCTCACGCCGCCGGATATGAATCCCTCGGAAAAACCGGCCATAAGCTCCAGCGGCGCGCCTGTTTCCAGGCAAAAACCATAATGGTTAATTAGATGACTGCCCCTGTATTCTCCTTCCCAGGATACAAGAAGCTTTTCTTTGAGATATAACGTGGCCCCAAACCAGCTTCCCCTTTCGCTGAGAACATCAGAATCATAATCCAGTTTATTACGTTCCCGTAACCCTGCAGCTGTATATCTGAAAGAAACAGGCGGTACGGGTCTTATTATTATTCCAATATCACCCGTTATATCTGAGTCAGACACTCTGGTTTCGTTACAGGAAGAACAGCCGGAATAAATATCGAAAATGAATCGATCTATTCTTAAAGTTGCTCCAATTTCTAAATAAGTACTTGGAGTGCCGCTGAATAATTTTTTCGAAATTCCAGCGGCTACAGATTCAGCTGCTTCGTTTAGCTTATTTCTTCTGCGATAAAACGAAAATCCCATTTCCATCTCTTTGAGAGGATAAACAAATGCCCCCTTCATTCCGCTTATGTGATTGCCGGTATAATCAAAATAAAAAAGGGGGACATCTATATTCGAAACAGCCGCGGGATTAA of the Candidatus Krumholzibacteriota bacterium genome contains:
- a CDS encoding glycogen-binding domain-containing protein — encoded protein: MRLLRNMCDKLPFLIIFILIGCGRFPGFGGRDILPSAGPEVVGSGIRFSVYSTEAKEIAIAGSFNNWSKSVDLLSLTDEKGLWEITIPLSPGRYEYKFVIDGEKWIPDPGNLKTVDDGFGEVNSVVIVPKKLEE
- a CDS encoding glycogen-binding domain-containing protein gives rise to the protein MNTDFGRMIIIFVGVLALAISPADGAVSLDGEQIIFSLSIPKGASVYLVGDFNNWNPTMDKMVWENDRYEIRLFLLPGKHKYMYVVNGETRADTDNPCEDKDGNSCFYFSEDNGKYRIRYFRKSGITNKKDLLETDLSSEVIAVYDKDDYSISVKGALEGSIEEDTRLRISSAILTDSRRTDSDAIGPVLLRSEALSDKGSWKMRAFYRMGELAFDDPLRLIGSVGPYNYPLGLFCRGIDAGVNIAEQFSGRVFYAGRTNGYSSYSTRERNDIVFNDQMQYAERDLSDSDIIAAILKGKVGGINLNYLFRHNKNYAKWYFSANESDCFLGGSELVNINGGWCSFNLRDSMLVELEYLHGSTRLSQLENFSESVGDCYMDDSRGESGWKMYAGIRRKFSNAELDLFYSYQRREGSSEDFAEIQGGAAQSLGFDADMTLGRFYLGVNGMAEFFSNLKANYFWFQSNNFWLDGDRVDSSSLLFLNSPGIYKARLDLSKAGYENKTYPNSRGTDISLLFMCESGDILNRVIEMKITHSIPLYPFLPFELADKNPILKNIDIFADLRGVSYNHRKWSGKNIFIDPFLALRKKFNESSWCMIGVGLNPYIFDKWYYNISYNGRERFLEDKGVFRELSPLNQNELIDGLGNAEEEMSSSWMISFETKLVF
- a CDS encoding glycogen-binding domain-containing protein, with the protein product MNRIALVISISGMLLLSCERYLGKSIESPVVDNNSVTFRLKNQAAEVVQVAGDWNNWSEGDADEGEVFVGLMTRNDSVSCWERTVELERGRYKYRFLINESVWLLDSNNPRIVNDGKGGKANLLIVP